In Dermacentor silvarum isolate Dsil-2018 chromosome 2, BIME_Dsil_1.4, whole genome shotgun sequence, the following proteins share a genomic window:
- the LOC119440399 gene encoding gamma-secretase subunit Aph-1-like produces the protein MGLLECVGYSLIAFGPSLAIFWVIIVGQPSRLVVFLVSSFFWLLSLLLSSIAWFMLNEFFDAPFAVCLFTSVGFQEFFRYLAFRTLRKAEEALNVVNLVGSEFDVALVRYHTTFACVSGLGFGATSAASAMLNVLADVGAGPGTVGFFGDHKSLDCIIYSATAACFALLQTLWSVVAFHALLFRRYCVLLFVPAAHLFTSGVTILTGQAHQDVQYEAIPLAAAGVVLYMTAAVAFVVSGGTQRNLFSCLGGLLRNTGGSINAPEAPERQQL, from the exons ATGGGCTTGTTGGAGTGCGTGGGCTACTCGCTGATAGCGTTCGGGCCATCGCTGGCCATTTTTTGGGTGATTATCGTGGGTCAGCCGAGCCGGCTCGTGGTGTTCCTTGTGTCCTCGTTCTTCTGGCTCCTGTCGCTGCTGCTGTCATCCATCGCCTGGTTTATGCTCAATGAATTTTTCGACGCCCCGTTCGCCGTTTGCCTCTTCACGTCTGTGGGTTTTCAG GAATTCTTCAGGTATCTGGCATTCCGAACACTGCGCAAGGCCGAGGAGGCGCTGAACGTTGTGAATCTCGTCGGCTCCGAGTTCGACGTGGCTCTTGTTCGCTACCACACAACGTTCGCCTGCGTCTCTGGCCTTGGCTTTGGAGCTACCAGCGCAGCCTCGGCTATGCTCAACGTCCTGGCGGACGTGGGCGCCGGACCAG GCACGGTGGGTTTCTTCGGCGACCACAAGAGCCTGGACTGCATCATCTACTCGGCGACGGCCGCGTGTTTTGCTCTGCTCCAGACCTTATGGAGCGTGGTAGCTTTCCACGCGCTGCTATTCCGGCGCTACTGCGTTTTGCTGTTCGTGCCAGCTGCCCACCTCTTCACCTCGGGCGTGACGATCCTAACTGGACAGGCGCACCAGGACGTCCAGTACGAGGCCATACCTCTCGCCGCTGCCGGCGTGGTGCTCTACATGACTGCTGCCGTGGCTTTCGTTGTGTCCGGAGGCACACAGCGGAACCTGTTTTCATGCCTCGGTGGTCTGTTACGCAACACAGGTGGATCCATCAATGCTCCAGAAGCCCCTGAGAGGCAGCAGCTGTGA
- the LOC119441785 gene encoding uncharacterized protein LOC119441785 isoform X1: MLKEPLWLTSAGEKTRRRVRGSKDALKTSQQLTECDASLLTKADEPAGTAFSIQKMLHEARKRSLSNIEAETVDIEEDVHQAEFSSMEHDSLRPMNELCSKHREELPFACQCFTKTCAAKPGPSNSLSVTQQEAHVRLLPHSANSFPTSDAHLDDLHHVITTENHSPKVRQAYAKIDKDVNAMTLEYAGGQPALSRSRVSTVSRQLLLRILQSVMPTRPSTASFVAAVLASMLLDYVNSVHLFTMVDYARDKGVSRTHASMALTYAAAPEILGRLLLPFIADIGWVSRPSLTCGCVIAAGILFGVTPETTQVMHLVLRALSSVSMAALLTMRQVLIADYMGPEVVSIVSGVSGSLLVPVLLCNPMIFGYFRDEMGSYDNLYRIMAGIILCTGLVIFAYLFRSRRSKPTTIESSTGEL; the protein is encoded by the exons ATGCTGAAAGAGCCGCTTTGGCTTACCTCTGCCGGAGAGAAGACACGAAGGCGTGTTCGAGGCAGCAAGGACGCATTGAAGACATCTCAACAGCTAACTGAGTGCGACGCCTCACTTCTGACCAAAGCGGACGAACCGGCCGGCACTGCCTTTTCTATACAAAAAATGCTTCACGAGGCTCGCAAACGCAGCCTATCTAACATAGAAGCGGAAACGGTGGACATTGAAGAAGATGTTCACCAAGCCGAATTTAGTTCAATGGAACACGACAGCTTGCGACCAATGAATGAACTCTGTTCTAAACACAGGGAAGAACTCCCTTTCGCTTGTCAATGCTTTACCAAGACTTGCGCAGCTAAACCGGGTCCGAGTAATTCTTTATCAGTAACTCAACAAGAAGCTCACGTTAGACTTCTTCCACACTCTGCGAATAGTTTCCCCACTTCTGATGCGCATCTTGACGACCTGCATCACGTTATTACGACAGAAAATCATTCACCTAAAGTTCGGCAGGCGTATGCGAAAATTGACAAGGACGTGAACGCAATGACTCTCGAATATGCAGGCGGTCAACCTGCGCTTTCAAGGTCCAGAGTTTCGACTGTCTCGCGACAATTGCTACTTAGGATTCTTCAGAGCGTCATGCCGACAAGGCCCTCTACAGCGAGTTTCGTTGCAGCCGTCTTAGCCTCAATGCTGCTGGACTACGTGAACTCGGTGCACCTTTTCACGATGGTGGACTATGCGCGTGACAAGGGCGTCTCCCGTACGCATGCTTCCATGGCTCTTACATACGCAGCAGCACCGGAGATCTTAGGGCGTCTACTTTTGCCTTTCATCGCGGATATCGGCTGGGTCAGCAGACCGTCCTTAACCTGTGGATGTGTGATTGCCGCCGGGATACTGTTCGGAGTCACTCCAGAGACAACGCAAGTAATGCACCTCGTCCTTCGGGCGCTGTCATCGGTGTCAATGGCGGCGCTTTTGACGATGAGGCAAGTGCTCATAGCTGACTACATGGGGCCCGAGGTCGTCAGTATTGTCTCAGGAGTGTCGGGCTCGCTTCTTGTTCCAGTACTGCTGTGCAACCCGATGATATTTG GTTATTTCCGGGACGAAATGGGCTCCTACGACAACCTCTACCGTATCATGGCCGGAATCATTTTATGCACTGGTCTCGTCATCTTCGCCTACTTATTTCGTTCACGCAGGTCTAAACCGACAACCATAGAAAGTAGTACGGGTGAATTGTGA